A part of Kryptolebias marmoratus isolate JLee-2015 linkage group LG8, ASM164957v2, whole genome shotgun sequence genomic DNA contains:
- the pik3cd gene encoding phosphatidylinositol 4,5-bisphosphate 3-kinase catalytic subunit delta isoform, with protein MPPGKYGMQEEWEKEGGQEINMDFLLPTGIFLKFPVSRNETIRNIKKMVWKNARSEALYCGLGDPDGYVFTCINETAEREELEEESRRISDVRPFMCVLRLVAREGDRGEKLTNAQISLLIGKGLHEFEAQKNHEVDEFRNKMRTFCEEKAQERQSLPWQQWMEYSFPCDLEPCGSPPLYGSVKSKNTKKLFVNVKFEACEESFMLQQDPQDLPVALMKSALKKRATVFRSVRLEPEDYTLQVNGTMEFLYGNHPLRQFKYIFSCLRNGQNPQLIMVHHSTIIKYQEEQGRLCSQACKTRSLSRPPPLPMKKQNTSSLWSINEPFYIHLLQGSRVNADEGMKLVVQAGLFHGSELLCKVVTSSEVTVCSEPLWNQRLEFDMNVSDLPRMSRLCFALYAVIEKTKKPRGTKKKNKKADCPIAWVNTMVFDYKDQLKTGEFLLSTWPSVPDDKSDLLNPMGTVEKNPNVDSAAGLLIRFPNIRPHPLYYPPLDKIIDTERNGDAVSTTKEEHMRLKEIMDNKNYTEFFEDEKELLWKLRTEVRDYYPESLSKLLLITKWNKREDVVQMVSLLKHWPDLPAIHALELLDYSFPDPAVRSFTVRCLRKLSDDELLQYLIQLVQVLKYESYLDCDLITFLLERALSNRRIGHFLFWHLRSEIHVASVSLRFGLILEAYCRGNIFHIKLLSRQNEALGKMKALSDIVKSGSQKMMVDDLKLCIRQESYKEALSDLLSPLNPSVILSEICADKCRFMDSKMKPLWLIYRNGTEQGDMVGIIFKNGDDLRQDMLTLQMIQLMENLWKKEGLDLRMIPYGCLSTGNKTGLIEIVKNSDTIANIQRNNSNSAATAAFNKDALLNWLKSKNPGDKLDQAIEEFTLSCAGYCVATYVLGIGDRHNDNIMIRETGQLFHIDFGHFLGNFKRKLGINRERVPFILTYDFVHVIQQGRTNNSEKFERFREYCERAYKILCRNGTLFVNLFAMMKAAGLPELTSSKDIQYLKDSLALGKSEDEALKNFKVKFNEALRESWKTKVNWMMHSLAKDNRP; from the exons ATGCCCCCAGGGAAGTATGGGATGCAGGAGGAGTGGGAGAAGGAGGGGGGCCAGGAGATCAACATGGACTTCCTGCTGCCGACCGGGATCTTCCTCAAATTCCCCGTGTCTCGAAACGAGACCATCAGAAACATCAAAAAG ATGGTTTGGAAAAACGCCCGAAGCGAGGCCCTGTACTGTGGACTTGGTGACCCCGACGGGTACGTCTTCACCTGCATCAACGAGACGGCGGagagggaggagctggaggaggagtcGAGGCGGATCAGCGACGTGCGGCCCTTCATGTGTGTCCTGAGGCTGGTGGCCCGGGAGGGCGACCGGGGGGAGAAGCTCACCAACGCTCAGATCAGCCTCCTGATTGGAAAAG GTCTGCATGAGTTTGAAGCCCAGAAGAACCACGAGGTGGATGAGTTTCGGAACAAGATGCGCACGTTTTGCGAAGAGAAGGCTCAGGAGCGTCAGAGTTTGCCATGGCAACAGTGGATGGAGTACAGCTTCCCGTGTGACCTGGAGCCGTGCGGCTCCCCGCCGCTGTACGGCAGCGTGAAGTCGAAAAACACCAAGAAGCTTTTCGTCAATGTCAAGTTTGAGGCCTGTGAG GAAAGCTTCATGCTGCAGCAGGACCCTCAGGACCTCCCGGTGGCTCTGATGAAGAGCGCCCTGAAGAAGAGAGCCACTGTTTTCCGCTCAGTGCGGCTGGAGCCCGAGGACTACACCTTACAGGTCAATGGGACAATGGAGTTCCTCTATGGGAACCACCCGctgaggcagttcaaa TACATTTTCTCATGTTTGAGGAATGGCCAGAACCCTCAGCTCATCATGGTGCACCACTCCACCATCATCAAATATCAAGAGGAACAGGGCAGGTTGTGCAGCCAGGCGTGCAAGACTCGCTCCCTGTCCAGACCCCCCCCTCTGCCCATGAAGAAG CAAAACACCTCCTCTCTGTGGTCCATCAATGAGCCCTTCTACATTCACCTGCTGCAGGGCAGCCGAGTCAACGCAGACGAAGGAATGAAG CTTGTGGTGCAGGCCGGTCTGTTCCACGGCAGCGAGCTGCTCTGTAAGGTGGTGACGAGCTCCGAGGTGACGGTGTGCTCCGAGCCGCTGTGGAATCAGAGGCTGGAGTTTGACATGAACGTGTCCGACCTGCCCCGCATGAGCCGCCTGTGCTTCGCCCTCTATGCTGTCATCGAGAAGACCAAGAAGCCCCGCGGCACtaagaagaagaataagaaaGCA GACTGTCCAATAGCCTGGGTGAACACCATGGTGTTCGACTACAAGGACCAGCTGAAGACTGGGGAGTTCCTCTTATCCACGTGGCCATCTGTACCTG ATGATAAAAGTGACCTGTTGAATCCGATGGGAACGGTCGAGAAGAACCCCAACGTGGACAGCGCCGCTGGGCTTCTGATTCGCTTCCCCAACATTCGGCCGCACCCGCTCTATTACCCTCCGCTTGACAAG ATCATTGACACGGAGAGGAACGGTGATGCAGTTTCCACCACTAAGGAGGAG cACATGAGGCTGAAGGAAATCATGGATAACAAAAATTACACCGAGTTTTTCGAGGATGAGAAAGAGCTCCTGTGGAAGCTTCGCACTGAAGTCCGCGACTATTATCCTGAAAGTCTGTCCAAGCTGCTCCTCATCACTAAGTGGAACAAGCGGGAGGACGTGGTCCAG ATGGTGAGTTTACTGAAGCACTGGCCCGATCTTCCTGCCATCCACGCCTTGGAGCTCCTGGACTATAGCTTCCCTGACCCGGCGGTCCGGTCCTTCACCGTCAGATGCCTCAGAAAACTCAG CGATGATGAGCTGCTGCAGTATTTAATCCAGCTGGTCCAGGTCCTGAAATATGAGTCCTACTTAGACTGTGATCTCATCACTTTCCTGCTGGAGAGGGCGTTGTCCAACAGGAGGATaggacacttcctgttctggcATCTCAG ATCAGAGATCCACGTGGCATCAGTGAGTTTGCGTTTTGGCCTGATTTTGGAGGCCTACTGCAGGGGAAACATCTTTCACATCAAGCTTTTATCCAGACAG AACGAAGCTCTGGGTAAAATGAAAGCCCTAAGTGACATTGTCAAGTCAGGCTCCCAGAAAATGATGGTGGATGACCTGAAGCTGTGTATCAGACAGGAGTCGTACAAAGAGGCCCTGTCAGACCTGCTGTCACCGCTCAACCCCAGCGTCATCCTCTCTGAGATCTG cGCAGACAAGTGCAGATTTATGGACTCCAAGATGAAGCCACTCTGGTTGATATATAGGAACGGCACAGAACAAGGAGACATGGTGGGAATCATCTTCAAAAATGGAGACg atcTTCGTCAAGACATGTTGACCCTGCAGATGATCCAGCTGATGGAGAATCTGTGGAAGAAAGAAGGCCTGGATCTCAG GATGATCCCGTATGGCTGCCTGTCCACTGGGAACAAAACAGGGCTCATTGAAATCGTGAAAAACTCTGACACCATCGCCAACATCCAGCgaaacaacagcaacagtgCAGCTACTGCAGCCTTCAACAAGGACGCCTTGCTCAACTGGCTCAAATCTAAGAATCCTGG GGACAAACTTGATCAAGCAATAGAGGAGTTCACACTCTCCTGTGCTGGCTACTGTGTAGCTACATATGTGTTGGGAATTGGAGATCGCCACAACGACAACATCATGATCAGGGAAACAGGACAG cTGTTCCACATTGACTTTGGACACTTTCTGGGCAACTTCAAGCGGAAACTTGGAATAAACAGGGAGCGCGTGCCTTTTATCTTGACTTACGACTTCGTTCACGTGATCCAGCAGGGGAGGACGAACAACAGTGAGAAGTTTGAGAG ATTCAGGGAATACTGTGAGCGGGCTTACAAGATCCTCTGCAGGAACGGGACGCTGTTTGTCAACCTTTTTGCTATGATGAAGGCAGCAGGACTGCCTGAGCTCACCTCCTCCAAGGATATCCAGTATCTAAAG GATTCCTTAGCTTTAGGCAAATCGGAGGATGAAGCACTGAAGAACTTCAAAGTAAAGTTCAACGAAGCTTTGCGGGAGAGCTGGAAGACGAAGGTCAACTGGATGATGCACTCGCTGGCCAAAGATAACAGACCCTGA